The following nucleotide sequence is from Syntrophales bacterium.
TTGACCGCCGCACCGTAAAAGCCACTCGAGCCATTACCACGGCCATATTCGCGGGGATAGCCATCGTCGACAGGCTGTACCAGATCGGCCCCTATCTCTCGGGGCGCAGGGCCTGCCCTGACGTGTGGGACCTGGATGCCGGCGGTGATCGCCATGAGACCGTCACCAACCGTGACTGGTCGGCCTTGAGGGTGATGACCCTCAATACGGCTCACGGGAGAAAGGAAGGTTCCCACCGGCTCCTGAATTCGGTAGGCACCGTGCGATCGAACCTTGACGACGTCGCGTCGCTATTGAGGCGTATGGCACCGGATATTGTGGGGCTTCAGGAAACCGACGGCCCGTCGGCATGGAGCGGCATGTTCGATCACGTGAAATATATTTCCCGCAGGGGGAACTTTCCCTCCGCCGTCCTCGGTGAGCATGTAAAAGGAAAACTGAATGTATACGGCACAGCGCTTCTGTCGAAGCTGTCTCTTCATGACCCCTTCTCCATCCGTTTCTCGCCGGCGCCGCCCACCTTTTCAAAGGGAGCCGTCATTTCAACGGTGCGGGTACCGGACGCAGGGAAAAGAAACATAGATGTCGTTTCTCTTCATCTCGATTTCGCCCGTAAATCCGTAAGGATGCGACAGGTTGAAGAGTTGGTGGAAGGACTTCTGAATCGGGGGAATCCGCTCATCGTCATGGGTGATTTCAATTGCGAATGGACTACCGGAGAGCCCTCCCTCCCCTTTCTTGTGAAGAGCCTGGACCTGAAGCCCTTCCGGCCGGAAGCCACGACCATGTACACCCACCCCTCGTCACAACGGCGCCTCGACTGGATACTGCTCTCACGGGAGTTGGAATTCCTGAGCTACCGGACCATCCAGGAACCGCTCTCGGATCACCTGGCCGTCATGGCCGACGTGAAACTTGCCTCCTGACCCGGAGGCTGTCTATCGCTTTCTCCATACCCTGCGCAGCCTCAGGGAATTTCCCACCACCGAGACGGAACTGAAGGCCATGGCCGTTGCCGCGTACATGGGATTCAGAAGAATACCGAAAAAGGGGTAGAGAATCCCGGCGGCGACGGGAATCCCCACAGTGTTGTAGAAAAATGCCCAGAACAGATTCTGCCGGATACCTCGCATGGTCAGAAATGAGAGCGTGATGGCCGAATCGACGAGCGTCAGGTCATCCCGGATCAGGGTAATATCGCTGGCCTCCGCGGCGATGTCCGTTCCGGTGCCGATGGCGATGCCCGTGTCGGCCTGCACCAGCGCCGGCGCGTCATTGATCCCATCTCCCACCATGGCCACCACGGCTCCTTCTTTCTGAAGCATCTTGATTTTTTCGGCCTTTCCCCCGGGGAGAATTTCCGCTTCGACGTGATCGATGCCGAGCTGGCGGGCTACGACGGTCGCTGTACGGTGGCTGTCGCCCGTGATCATGACCACCCTGATACCCCGTGCTTTCAGGAGCCTGACCGCTTCCCCGGCCGATTCTCGGGGAATGTCGGCAAAGGCGGCGAGCCCCAGGGCACGGTCATCGGCGGCGACATAGGCAACAGTTTTTCCGTCAGCTGCCAGGGTAGTGGCCGGTCCTTCCAGATCGTCGAGCCCTATCCCGTTACCGTCCATAAGGGTCCGGTTGCCCACGAGGATATCCCGGCCGTTCAGCGTCCCCTTGGCTCCCATCCCCGCCAGGGCGGAAAAGTCCTCCACCGCGCGGGGCGCGATTCCATCCCGTCGCGCGCGGCCGACAACCGCCGCCGCCAGGGGATGCTCTGACAAAGCTTCGATCGAAGCCATCAGTTCCAGCACCTCTTTTTCCGAAGACCCCGGGGCCGGAATGATATCCGTCACAACGGGCTCGCCCCGGGTCAGCGTCCCTGTTTTATCAAAGACCACCGTGTCGATGCGGCAGGCCTTCTCCAGAATCTCTCCCCCACGGATGAGGATGCCCTGCTCGGCGCCGACTCCGGTGCCCACCATGACGGCCGTGGGCGTTGCCAGTCCCATGGCGCAGGGGCAGGCAATGATAAGAACGGAAACAAAGTTCAGGAGAGCCCGGTCGAAGTCCTGTCCGGGAACCAGAAAATACCAGACCGCAAAGGTGACAAGGGCGATGGCTATAACCACCGGCACAAAGATGGACGCCACCCGGTCGGCGAATCTCTGGATGGGGGCTTTCGAACCCTGGGCGTCCTCTACCATTCGAATGATCTGGGCAAGGGCGGTTTCAGCCCCTATGGCCGTTGCCGTAAACCGGAAACTTCCGCTTTGATTGACCGTACCGCCGAAAACTTTGTCACCGGGGTTCTTTTCCACGGGGAGGCTCTCGCCGGTAAGCATTGATTCATCGACGGCGGATCTTCCCCGTACAATAATGCCGTCGGTTGGAATGCTTTCACCCGGGCGGACCAGGACCATCATGCCCTTCTGAAGAACCTCCAGGGGCACGTCCCGTTCATCCCCATCGGTCAGTATCCGGGCCGTCGCGGGCTTCAGCCTGAAAAGCCGCCTGATCGCTTCCGAGGTTCTTCCCCGGGCCCTCGCTTCCAGGAGTCGTCCCAGGAGAACCAGGGTGACGATCATGGAGGCTCCTTCGAAATAAACGTGGACATCCGCATCGACCCCCGCGAAGAACGCCGGGAAGAGGATGGCAAGGAGCGAATAGAGGTATGCCGAGGTAACACCCACCACAACGAGGGTATTCATGTCCGAGGTCAATTGGCGGGCCGCCTTTATGGCGCCTGTGTAGAACCGGCTTCCCACCCAGAAAACGACAGGAAAGCTGAGCCCCGCGAGAATCCACGGCATGGCGTCATCGGGAATGAAGGCCGGGAAAGGGAACCAGTGTCGCATGGACCCCATCATTACGAGGACGGACAGAATGGACCCGATGACGACCTTTCTGGTCAGTTCGCGCGTCTCCTCCTGTCGCGCGGCCTCGACGGGATTTTCGCCGGGCGCGCCGGCTTCACCGAGATACTCGTAGCCGGCGTCACGAAGAACCTCCGCGATGCGGGGCAGGTCCGCCCCGCCGGATTCGTGGGTAATCGTGGCCGTGGCCGTGGCAAGGTTCACCGAGGCGTCACTGACCCCCGGCAGATGCTTCAAGGCGTTCTCCACGCGACGGACACAGGCGGCGCACGTCATGCCTCCCACGAGGACGGATGTTTTTTTCATGGTGTCTTCCCCATCTCACCTGTTCTTTTCAATACCGTCGAACGACTCCTCGCGGTCAACATCGTAGCCCGCTTCCCTGATTCGATCCCGGACGGTACCGGAATCGACGGGAGTGGTTTCGCTGTAGGTCGCCTCTCCCCGCTCGAGATCAACCGTAACATCAACGATCCCCTCTATTCCCCGAAGCGCCTTCGTAACCGCCGCGACACAGTGGCCGCAGGACATCCCCCTGATCACGATTT
It contains:
- a CDS encoding endonuclease/exonuclease/phosphatase family protein; its protein translation is MKQNSNRLPSTFHRRHIDRRTVKATRAITTAIFAGIAIVDRLYQIGPYLSGRRACPDVWDLDAGGDRHETVTNRDWSALRVMTLNTAHGRKEGSHRLLNSVGTVRSNLDDVASLLRRMAPDIVGLQETDGPSAWSGMFDHVKYISRRGNFPSAVLGEHVKGKLNVYGTALLSKLSLHDPFSIRFSPAPPTFSKGAVISTVRVPDAGKRNIDVVSLHLDFARKSVRMRQVEELVEGLLNRGNPLIVMGDFNCEWTTGEPSLPFLVKSLDLKPFRPEATTMYTHPSSQRRLDWILLSRELEFLSYRTIQEPLSDHLAVMADVKLAS
- a CDS encoding heavy metal translocating P-type ATPase; protein product: MKKTSVLVGGMTCAACVRRVENALKHLPGVSDASVNLATATATITHESGGADLPRIAEVLRDAGYEYLGEAGAPGENPVEAARQEETRELTRKVVIGSILSVLVMMGSMRHWFPFPAFIPDDAMPWILAGLSFPVVFWVGSRFYTGAIKAARQLTSDMNTLVVVGVTSAYLYSLLAILFPAFFAGVDADVHVYFEGASMIVTLVLLGRLLEARARGRTSEAIRRLFRLKPATARILTDGDERDVPLEVLQKGMMVLVRPGESIPTDGIIVRGRSAVDESMLTGESLPVEKNPGDKVFGGTVNQSGSFRFTATAIGAETALAQIIRMVEDAQGSKAPIQRFADRVASIFVPVVIAIALVTFAVWYFLVPGQDFDRALLNFVSVLIIACPCAMGLATPTAVMVGTGVGAEQGILIRGGEILEKACRIDTVVFDKTGTLTRGEPVVTDIIPAPGSSEKEVLELMASIEALSEHPLAAAVVGRARRDGIAPRAVEDFSALAGMGAKGTLNGRDILVGNRTLMDGNGIGLDDLEGPATTLAADGKTVAYVAADDRALGLAAFADIPRESAGEAVRLLKARGIRVVMITGDSHRTATVVARQLGIDHVEAEILPGGKAEKIKMLQKEGAVVAMVGDGINDAPALVQADTGIAIGTGTDIAAEASDITLIRDDLTLVDSAITLSFLTMRGIRQNLFWAFFYNTVGIPVAAGILYPFFGILLNPMYAATAMAFSSVSVVGNSLRLRRVWRKR
- a CDS encoding heavy-metal-associated domain-containing protein, giving the protein MKKIVIRGMSCGHCVAAVTKALRGIEGIVDVTVDLERGEATYSETTPVDSGTVRDRIREAGYDVDREESFDGIEKNR